From Chiloscyllium punctatum isolate Juve2018m chromosome 36, sChiPun1.3, whole genome shotgun sequence, the proteins below share one genomic window:
- the LOC140460092 gene encoding probable G-protein coupled receptor 139, translated as MPRCSLGGVREVITDLSRINRSNGEHHFFIGIMNSISLLILSKESCGLSTCTTRYLLAMTTADLLVIITEVVLNRINDYYFPLNFLKITPVCSVRYVLLRAATDCSVWFTVTFTFDRFIAICCPKVKSKYCTNKTATVILLTTGILLFLKNIPIYFRFRPRRIINNIPWRCSNRPVYFTDSRWIGFRTFEKVLTPLIPFGLILLLNGVTVRYILVASRIRKRLKCHSKGDSGSESRRKSIILLFTISGSFILLWFIYILFFFDFDELLDGPSGYMFENFAYMLRNLSCCTNTFIYVVTQSQFREQLKLTLTYPLTLVTAFIKKQSS; from the exons ATGCCGCGTTGTAGTCTTGGAGGAGTGAGAGAAGTGATCACTGATCTCTCCCGGATAAACCGTAGTAATGGGGAACATCACTTTTTTATTGGAATCA TGAATTCAATTTCACTTTTAATCCTGTCCAAGGAAAGCTGTGGGCTATCAACTTGCACAACTCGTTACCTGTTGGCCATGACAACTGCAGATCTCCTCGTCATTATCACTGAGGTTGTCCTGAACAGAATCAATGATTATTATTTTCCATTAAATTTCCTGAAGATCACTCCTGTCTGTAGTGTTCGCTATGTTCTGCTCCGCGCAGCcacagactgttctgtctggttcactgtcactttcacttttgatcgatttATTGCGATTTGTTGCCCAAAGGTGAAATCTAAATATTGTACCAATAAAACTGCAACAGTGATTCTCCTAACAACAGGGATTCTTCTGTTTTTGAAAAATATTCCAATCTACTTTAGGTTTAGGCCACGGAGGATAATCAACAACATACCTTGGCGCTGTTCTAATAGACCAGTCTATTTCACTGACTCGCGATGGATTGGATTTCGTACATTTGAGAAAGTTTTAACACCGTTGATTCCATTTGGATTAATTCTGCTTCTCAATGGTGTGACAGTCAGGTATATTTTGGTGGCCAGTCGAATCCGTAAACGACTCAAATGTCACAGCAAGGGAGACTCTGGATCTGAGAGTAGAAGGAAGTCTATCATTTTGCTCTTCACCATATCCGGTAGCTTCATACTTCTGTGGTTCATctacattttatttttttttgattttgatGAACTATTAGATGGCCCATCTGGTTATATGTTTGAGAACTTTGCATATATGCTGCGTaatttaagttgctgcacaaacacgttCATTTACGTGGTAACACAATCTCAGTTCAGAGAACAGCTAAAACTTACATTGACATATCCTCTGACATTAGTCACTGCGTTTATTAAGAAACAATCAAGCTAA